The Rhodocytophaga rosea genome has a segment encoding these proteins:
- a CDS encoding cbb3-type cytochrome c oxidase N-terminal domain-containing protein, which yields MNAFRISTFKKKALAGLILMFFLSQGLSAQGQYAADTQTIQLYVVAVMLIFVCVAVLITAIYTLQVMQFLLVKDSPETAIVQESLWSRIYKRYIAGDMTPVDPEKEKAIALSHSYDGIVELDNYMPPWLKYIFYGTIAFAIIYLVNFFSLGLVQTSEQEYMAEVQQAEIQIAEYRKANAAAIDENTAKVVKEEALLAQAKSIYEQNCKACHGGAGEGGVGPNLTDEYWIHGGDVKGVFKTIKYGIPQKGMIAWQQKLKPDEIQSVASYILSLQGTNPANAKEPQGEKLTSATNTSGPATLSVTD from the coding sequence ATGAACGCATTCCGCATTTCAACATTCAAAAAGAAAGCTTTGGCAGGTTTAATCCTGATGTTCTTCTTGAGCCAGGGACTTTCTGCCCAAGGACAATATGCTGCTGATACACAAACCATACAACTGTATGTAGTGGCTGTCATGCTCATATTTGTGTGTGTTGCTGTATTGATTACAGCCATTTACACTTTGCAGGTCATGCAGTTTCTCCTGGTGAAAGATTCGCCGGAAACCGCTATAGTTCAGGAAAGTTTATGGAGCCGTATCTACAAACGCTATATTGCAGGTGATATGACTCCTGTTGACCCAGAGAAGGAAAAAGCGATTGCCCTCAGTCACAGCTACGATGGCATAGTGGAATTGGATAACTACATGCCGCCCTGGTTGAAATACATTTTTTATGGTACCATCGCTTTTGCCATTATTTACCTGGTTAACTTCTTTTCTCTGGGCCTGGTACAAACCAGCGAACAGGAATATATGGCGGAAGTGCAACAAGCTGAGATACAAATAGCTGAATACCGCAAAGCAAACGCAGCCGCTATTGATGAAAATACGGCTAAAGTGGTAAAAGAAGAAGCATTACTGGCTCAGGCAAAATCTATTTATGAACAAAACTGTAAAGCTTGTCATGGGGGCGCTGGTGAAGGTGGCGTAGGCCCGAACCTGACAGATGAGTACTGGATTCATGGCGGAGATGTAAAAGGAGTGTTCAAGACCATTAAATATGGCATACCACAGAAAGGGATGATCGCCTGGCAACAAAAACTGAAGCCAGATGAAATTCAAAGTGTAGCCAGCTATATTCTTTCTCTGCAAGGAACAAATCCAGCCAATGCCAAAGAACCACAAGGGGAGAAATTAACAAGTGCAACTAATACATCTGGACCTGCAACTCTTTCTGTAACTGATTAA
- a CDS encoding cytochrome C oxidase Cbb3, whose amino-acid sequence MFKYYFERIQDIEIFPVISLLIFVLFFIALLIWVMKADKQYIRSMEHLPLEEEKPGKENSIN is encoded by the coding sequence ATGTTTAAATATTATTTTGAGCGCATCCAGGATATTGAAATTTTTCCGGTGATATCCCTGCTCATATTCGTCCTCTTCTTCATTGCGTTACTCATCTGGGTAATGAAAGCCGACAAGCAGTACATCCGGTCTATGGAGCACCTGCCGCTGGAAGAAGAAAAACCTGGTAAAGAAAATTCTATCAATTAA
- a CDS encoding 4Fe-4S dicluster domain-containing protein: MQAFAEQENKETFRNHLSTVDETGKRVWVYPKKPKGNWHQARVIVAIILLTCLFGIPFIQVDGLPFFLCNIFERKFVLFGYPFFPQDFYLFGLAMITFFVFIILFTVVFGRVWCGWACPQTIFMEMVFRKIEYWIEGDANQQKILDKAPWTADKLFKKSAKHLIFLLISVLIAHTLMAYIIGLEEVKLIVTQSPAENPAGFVGLVAFTGIFYLVFARLREQACTVVCPYGRLQGVLLTRESIVVAYDFVRGEPRGKKKKAGKEVKQIPTEDVHADCSGKCTGCTLQHTAVEKIGTLADIASVTERPMQLQDLMKQGDCIDCKLCVQVCPTGIDIRNGTQLECINCTACMDACDEVMEKIGKPKGLIRFDSHKGITDKVKLKFTPRIAAYAAVLMLLIGLQGFMITTRSQMEATFLRVPGMLYQEQAENKISNLYNVQLVNKTNHAMPVTLKLLGDHLGDIKVVGKQIMIPESASAEVVCFIELPKSEIHSVKTTLEIGIYSNGTLLKRIKTSFVGPVQ, encoded by the coding sequence ATGCAAGCCTTCGCTGAACAAGAAAACAAAGAAACCTTCCGGAATCATCTTTCTACGGTAGATGAAACCGGAAAACGGGTATGGGTATATCCTAAAAAGCCTAAAGGCAATTGGCATCAGGCACGGGTAATAGTAGCCATTATTCTGCTTACCTGCTTGTTTGGAATTCCTTTTATCCAGGTGGATGGCTTGCCTTTCTTTCTGTGCAATATTTTCGAACGCAAATTTGTACTGTTTGGCTATCCGTTTTTTCCGCAGGATTTTTACCTGTTCGGATTGGCTATGATCACCTTTTTTGTATTTATAATTCTGTTTACGGTGGTATTTGGCAGAGTATGGTGTGGTTGGGCTTGTCCGCAAACCATTTTTATGGAAATGGTTTTCCGCAAAATTGAATACTGGATTGAAGGCGATGCCAACCAGCAGAAAATACTCGATAAAGCTCCGTGGACAGCGGATAAACTATTTAAGAAATCTGCTAAACACCTGATCTTCCTGCTGATTTCTGTATTGATTGCCCATACTCTGATGGCGTATATAATTGGTTTGGAAGAGGTTAAATTAATTGTAACTCAGTCTCCGGCAGAGAACCCGGCAGGATTTGTTGGCCTGGTGGCTTTTACCGGAATATTTTACCTGGTATTTGCCCGCTTACGTGAACAAGCCTGTACGGTGGTTTGTCCATATGGCAGGTTACAAGGGGTGTTGTTAACCAGAGAGAGTATTGTAGTAGCCTATGATTTTGTACGGGGCGAACCAAGAGGAAAAAAGAAAAAAGCCGGTAAAGAAGTAAAACAGATTCCTACGGAAGATGTACATGCAGATTGCAGCGGAAAATGTACTGGTTGTACTTTACAGCATACTGCTGTTGAGAAAATAGGTACACTGGCAGATATTGCCTCTGTAACAGAAAGACCTATGCAGTTACAGGACTTAATGAAGCAAGGTGATTGTATTGATTGTAAACTTTGCGTACAGGTTTGTCCGACAGGTATAGATATTCGCAATGGTACCCAACTGGAATGCATCAACTGTACGGCTTGTATGGATGCCTGCGATGAAGTGATGGAGAAAATAGGAAAACCTAAAGGACTGATCCGTTTTGATTCACACAAAGGCATTACTGATAAGGTAAAGCTGAAATTCACTCCCAGAATAGCTGCCTATGCCGCCGTATTGATGCTGTTAATTGGGTTGCAGGGTTTTATGATCACTACCAGAAGCCAGATGGAAGCAACTTTTCTGAGGGTTCCTGGAATGTTATATCAGGAGCAAGCAGAAAACAAGATCAGCAACCTGTATAATGTGCAGCTGGTAAATAAAACCAATCATGCTATGCCGGTTACACTGAAATTACTGGGTGATCATTTAGGAGACATAAAAGTAGTGGGCAAACAGATTATGATTCCCGAAAGTGCATCTGCGGAGGTAGTTTGCTTTATAGAACTGCCCAAAAGTGAAATTCATTCTGTTAAAACAACGCTGGAAATAGGAATTTACTCGAATGGCACTTTATTGAAGCGAATCAAAACCAGCTTTGTCGGGCCTGTTCAATAA
- a CDS encoding YgaP family membrane protein, giving the protein MKSNIGETDRIVRVFLGLTIIGIGLSVQNWLGLIGMISLATALIGKCPLYVPFGISTIESRDTSGGAALPGQRKS; this is encoded by the coding sequence ATGAAAAGTAATATAGGCGAAACAGACAGAATAGTAAGAGTCTTTCTAGGCTTAACAATCATTGGTATAGGCTTGTCTGTGCAGAACTGGTTAGGGTTGATTGGGATGATTTCACTGGCAACTGCCTTGATCGGTAAATGCCCTTTGTATGTGCCATTTGGCATTTCAACAATTGAATCAAGAGATACTTCTGGCGGTGCCGCACTGCCAGGTCAAAGAAAATCATAA
- a CDS encoding FixH family protein, with amino-acid sequence MSWGTKIAFIYGGFVAFIIGMVTLCIKQDDIHLVSKEYYKEEIAYQEQINKLTNTQQLQGQMGFQYEGSKQMVEFFFPKSLLDTKGEILFFRPSDARKDVKIDIQMDENGRQVVPVANLDKGLWKVKVKWSSNDKEYFSEETLIIQ; translated from the coding sequence ATGAGCTGGGGAACGAAAATAGCATTTATCTACGGAGGCTTTGTTGCTTTTATAATAGGGATGGTAACGCTATGTATCAAACAAGATGATATTCATCTGGTAAGTAAAGAATACTATAAAGAAGAGATTGCCTACCAGGAACAGATTAATAAACTTACTAATACCCAACAGTTACAGGGGCAAATGGGCTTTCAATATGAAGGAAGCAAACAGATGGTAGAATTCTTTTTTCCTAAATCTTTGCTGGATACCAAGGGTGAGATCCTGTTTTTCCGTCCGTCTGATGCCAGGAAGGATGTGAAAATAGATATTCAAATGGATGAAAACGGACGTCAGGTAGTACCAGTTGCCAACCTGGACAAAGGATTATGGAAAGTAAAAGTGAAGTGGTCGTCAAATGACAAAGAATATTTCAGTGAAGAGACATTAATTATTCAATAG